GTCTCCGTATATTTGCGTATTAATTGGGTTATTTAGTCCTATAATAGATGTTGCAAGTGTGCTTTTTCCACACCCTGATTCTCCAACTATTGCCAAAACTTCATTACGTCTTAAGCTTATATCTACATTGTCAACTGCATTATAATAAACATCTTTTATACGAAAATT
This portion of the Caviibacter abscessus genome encodes:
- a CDS encoding ATP-binding cassette domain-containing protein — encoded protein: MLEINFSVNFRIKDVYYNAVDNVDISLRRNEVLAIVGESGCGKSTLATSIIGLNNPINTQIYGDITFQNKN